The genomic interval TGAGAATTTTCCGCTATGGCTGCCTTATAAACGGACTGCGTAAAAACAGGAGCATTGTCGTTTGCATCGAGCACCGTCACATAAATCTTTACTGTACCAGACATCTGAGGTTCTCCTCCATCTACAGCTGTTAACAACAACGATATTTGTTCATCTTTCTCTCGATCTAACGGCTTGTGCAACACCATTTCAACCTTTTTAATCCCATCTGCATGACTTTGTATGTTCAGTACAAAATTATCTGTAGGTTTCAAGGTGTAATTTTTCAGTCCATTTAAGCCAATGTCTGCATCGACCGCTCTCTCTAACACAAATTTAGATCCTGTAACTGCGGATTCGCTAATTTCAAAACGTCTCTCGTCGTTTTTAAAACTGGGACTGTTGTCGTTGATGTCGGTAATCTCTACTGTTATTCGAAAAAGCTCCATTGGGTTCTCTAGAATAATCTGCAGATGTAACGCACAAGGCGTCGTCTGTCTGCAGAGCGCCTCTCTGTCTATTTTCTCTTTCACGAGGAGGACTCCTCTTTCTCTGCTCAGCTCGATGTATTCTGCGCTGTCGCCCGTAAATATACGGGCTTTGCCTGACTTTAATCTTTTCACATCCAAACCTAAATCCCGTGCTATGTTGCCCACGACAGAGCCCTTTGCCATTTCCTCCGGAATAGAGTAGCTGACTTGACCGAGAACTGCACCGAGAGAGAAGATCGAGATGAAAAACAGTACTTGCCGTCCCATTGTTCTATCCATAGTTCACGTTTGCGCCACAAAAAAAGGTATTTCACTTGGTTTCACAACAAAAATATCTCCATGTGAAAATGAATAGATCAAAGAATATCGAGTAAATCCACAAATGTTTAAGAAGAGTCTAACAGCTCAGTGTTTCCATCTAAGAGGCTATCTGTCCGTGAACAGTGCTTTctccccttttctttctctgaaataACGACATGACATGGGAGGATCTGCTTAAAATCCTCTCCACGGCTGCAACACGTTGACCAACAGCGGCCCATGGAGTTCATATAGTGGAATTGCAAGAAAAGTAAATTTAATATCAGTTGAAATTAGGAATGTGCATTATATGTATTACTGGCAcaataaaacaactttaaaatgatttatcaAAAAGGTGGTGCCCTCCATCCAAACATCACACAAATGGCACATATAACTACAAAAACCACACAACTGACCGCATATTATTACAACTATGGCatgaaataaagagagagagagagagagagagagagagagagagagagagagagagagagagagagagagagagagagagtggatgtgTGTAACATAGTACTGcctctgtccatggtgctgaaattcTGTTGTCAGCTTTGAGACAAACATTTCAAGATGCAGCTTTGCAATAACCAAAGAGGGGAATTTCTAACCTCTAGAGGAGAGTCTGGTTCATCCAGGATGCTCTTCTCACTCTGTATCCGCTGCATCGTCCCTGTAGAACTGGGGTCCATTATCAGCACGTTCTGACTACCGGCTCCTCCGAACTTACAGTCACTCTTTCTGGAGTCAGTCGTCCTGCACACCTCGTAGTTGTAAACGTGTTGGAGAGTCCCTGTCCCCAAAGTGTCTGAGTAACGTGGTGGATAATATGGAATCACAGGTAGACTGGAGTGATACAGGACGCGAGACTGTCTCCACCTGTAGATCTTCACTGAGATAATAACCACTAAACacgtgatgaagaggaaggagactaCAGCCAGAGCCAACACTAAGTAAAAAGTCAGGTTGTCATTGTACTCCTTGTCGTGTGTAAAGTCAGTGAACTCAGACAGCACATCGGGGAAGCTGTCCGCCACCGCCACGTTAACAATGACTGTAGCTGAACGAGAGGGCTGCCCGTTGTCCTCCACTATAACAGTCAGTCTTTGTTTCACAGCATCTTTATCAGTGACTTGGCGGATAGTTCTTATTTCTCCATTCTGTAAGCCCACTTCAAACAGCGCCCTGTCTGTGGCTTTCTGCAGTTTATAGGAGAGCCAGGCATTTTGTCCAGAGTCCACATCAACAGCCACCACTTTAGTGACCAGATAGCCCACATCTGCTGAACGAGGAACCATTTCAGCCACCAGAGAGCCACCAGTCTGGACTGGGTACAAGACCTGAGGGGGGTTGTCGTTCTTGTCCTGGATCAGTATTTTCACGGTCACGTTGCTACTGAGTGGAGGGGAACCTCCATCCTGCGCTTTGACGCGGAAGTGGAAGTCTTTGATCTGCTCGTAGTCAAAAGAGCGCACTGCATGGATGACTCCACTATCAGCACTAACGGACACATATGAGGAGACTGGCACTCCGTTAACAGAGGAGTCCTCCAGTATGTAAGAAACACGGGCATTCTGGTTCCAGTCAGCGTCTCTGGCTTTCACTGTGAATATAGAGAGGCCTGGTGTGTTGTTTTCTACAATGTAGGCCTCATATGAGCTCCTCTCAAAGACAGGCGCGTTATCATTCACATCAGAGATCTGTAAGGTGAGAGTGACGCTGCTGGAGAGGGAGGGCACTCCTTCATCAGAGCACGTCACTGTTATATTATACTGAGAAGCAATCTCTCTGTCTAAATCACTGTCTGTCACTAAACTATAGAAATTATTTGtagatgtttttaaaatgaaggGTATATTTTCGCTGATAAAACATTTCACGTTACCGTTTTCTCCTGAATCTAGGtcctcaatatttatcattgtaacAACTGTATTGAGTTTAGCATCTTCTGATATCACAGTTGACTTCGACATTATGTTAATTTCAGGTTTGTTGTCATTTACATCTTGCACATCGACAATTAACTTAGAAGAATCTGTGAGTCCTCCATCGTCACTAGCaagtacatttatttgatagttTCGTGACTCCTCAAAATCAATATTTCCAAATAAAGTAACTTCGCCGTTTTTCTCATTTATCTCAAATAATTTCCTGATATCATCTAAAGTATTTGTTATCGAATACGTTATTTTACCGTATGAACCCTGATCTGCATCTGAGGCTGAAACAGTGGCAACAACTGTTCCTTTAGGTGAGTTCTCAGTAACTGTAGCTTTGTATGTTGGCTGTGTAAAAACGGGGGCATTATCATTAGCGTCTAAAACTGTAATAACAATCAGCATTGTTCCTGACATCTGCGGCTCTCCTCCATCTACAGCCGTTAACACCAGAGATATCTGctcctgtttctctctgtctaaAGGCTTCTGTAGCACCATCTCAACGTTTTTATTCCCATCTGCGTTATTGCGCAGTTTCAGAGCAAAATTATCAGTCGGTCTTAATTCGTAGCTTTTTAGATCATTAATTCCAACATCAAGATCCACAGCCCTCTCCAGTACAAATTTAGCCCCGATCACTGCTGATTCACTAATTTTGAATTTCATCTCACCTTTTTCAAAGGTTGGTGTGTTGTCATTAATATCTGTGATCTGAACGGTAACACTGTAAAACTCCATCGGATTCTCCAAAATAATCTGAAAATGTAAAGCACAAGGCGTCGTCTGTCTGCAGAGCGCCTCTCTGTCGATTCTCTCTTTGACGAGGAGGACTCCTCTTTCTCTGTTCAGCTCGATGTACCCGTCGCTGTCTCGGGTATAAATTCGCGCTTTACCAGATACCAGACGTTTGGTTTGTAAGCCTAAATCTTGTGCTATGTTGCCCACTAAAGATCCTTTGGCCATTTCCTCCGGAATAGAGTAGCTGACCTGCCCGAGGACCGAGCCGACGGAGAGGAGACAGATTAACAGCAGTACTTGCCTTTTCATTGTTCTATCTGAATCGTTTCCGCCTGATTCAGCGTGTTTATATCCGACAAAAAAATGATATCGATTCCAGTATCAAATGTTGATTCAGCGCCTGTATAAATAATCCACACAAGAGAAAGAAAGTCCCCAAATGTCGACGTCTTCTTTTCAAATATTCTGTACGACTCGAATGACCGTTCTTTCCCGTCCTGCTCTTTCTTTATTATGTCGATGTTACATGGGAGGTGCTGCTGCAACCCCACTGTTACTGCCAGCCGTCGACACTCTGGTCAACAGCGGCCCTAAGAGTCCACAATGTAAAACTGCAGAAATACAACATAATAGAATATATGTTCAGAAGACTCACTGTGAAAAAATCTGAAGTTGAATGAAAGTAATTATAAATAGAGCTGTAATATTAACATATGCCCAAACCCATGGGTGCTACAGCCATGTTCTGCCGTCACTTTAACTATGGAATGATGTCTTTATATAGAgagtcattttaaaaaataactaaatttgattaaaatcataaaaagcaCACAGATTAAAAAATCTGGAACAATTTAGCCAGAGAAGTGAATAACGTAAAAACACATCTCACTATATAAATGGGAAACactgagaagaagaaaaagaagcagACAAAGTTATTGTCGCTGTCCGAGGTTCTGAAATTGAGACATTCTGATAAACGACCGACATCACTGCAGAAGTTCAACCACAAGACACGGATTAATGTGCCAACACTTACAAACTATCCTATGACTGATGCCCACAAAAATATAGGAGTGACCTCAAGAAAGACAAGTATATAGAccacaatatatatattcaattgAAAACTTGGGTAGGTGTATGTTCAACATCAGTGGCAAAAAGTAGCAAAAAGGGTTGATATATATGAGCAGGGAGTAGTGAAACAATCAGATAAACTTCCATAGATTATGCAAATTCAGATTGTAAAAATAAGGCAGCTGTTTATCTGCCTTTGAAgtaacaagaaaacaaacatcaataTTAATACTCGATCAATAACGAAAAAGTGAACTTCAGCAAAGAGGTCTAAAAAGAGATAAA from Sebastes fasciatus isolate fSebFas1 chromosome 10, fSebFas1.pri, whole genome shotgun sequence carries:
- the LOC141775478 gene encoding protocadherin beta-16-like; translation: MKRQVLLLICLLSVGSVLGQVSYSIPEEMAKGSLVGNIAQDLGLQTKRLVSGKARIYTRDSDGYIELNRERGVLLVKERIDREALCRQTTPCALHFQIILENPMEFYSVTVQITDINDNTPTFEKGEMKFKISESAVIGAKFVLERAVDLDVGINDLKSYELRPTDNFALKLRNNADGNKNVEMVLQKPLDREKQEQISLVLTAVDGGEPQMSGTMLIVITVLDANDNAPVFTQPTYKATVTENSPKGTVVATVSASDADQGSYGKITYSITNTLDDIRKLFEINEKNGEVTLFGNIDFEESRNYQINVLASDDGGLTDSSKLIVDVQDVNDNKPEINIMSKSTVISEDAKLNTVVTMINIEDLDSGENGNVKCFISENIPFILKTSTNNFYSLVTDSDLDREIASQYNITVTCSDEGVPSLSSSVTLTLQISDVNDNAPVFERSSYEAYIVENNTPGLSIFTVKARDADWNQNARVSYILEDSSVNGVPVSSYVSVSADSGVIHAVRSFDYEQIKDFHFRVKAQDGGSPPLSSNVTVKILIQDKNDNPPQVLYPVQTGGSLVAEMVPRSADVGYLVTKVVAVDVDSGQNAWLSYKLQKATDRALFEVGLQNGEIRTIRQVTDKDAVKQRLTVIVEDNGQPSRSATVIVNVAVADSFPDVLSEFTDFTHDKEYNDNLTFYLVLALAVVSFLFITCLVVIISVKIYRWRQSRVLYHSSLPVIPYYPPRYSDTLGTGTLQHVYNYEVCRTTDSRKSDCKFGGAGSQNVLIMDPSSTGTMQRIQSEKSILDEPDSPLEVRNSPLWLLQSCILKCLSQS